Proteins from a single region of Pseudopedobacter saltans DSM 12145:
- a CDS encoding helix-turn-helix domain-containing protein: protein MSTLFIKNMVCNRCIMVVQNELDKLGLNVKKIKLGEVVLDKEITSEEKNNVDKVLIPLGFELIDDKKSRIIEKIKNIIIDLVHHQDNHAKTNLSDVLSSQLHHDYNYLSNLFSEVEGTTIEKYFIAQKVEKVKELLVYDELSLSEIAFRLNYSSVSYLSNQFKKVTGLTPSYFKQIKEDKRKPLDSL from the coding sequence ATGAGTACACTCTTTATTAAAAATATGGTTTGCAACCGCTGTATTATGGTGGTGCAAAATGAATTGGATAAGTTAGGTCTGAACGTAAAAAAAATCAAACTTGGAGAGGTAGTATTGGATAAAGAGATTACATCCGAAGAAAAAAATAATGTAGATAAGGTTTTAATTCCATTAGGCTTTGAACTTATTGACGATAAAAAAAGCCGCATAATTGAAAAGATAAAAAATATAATTATTGACCTTGTGCATCATCAGGACAACCACGCCAAAACCAATCTTTCGGATGTGCTAAGTAGTCAACTGCACCACGATTATAATTATTTATCTAATCTCTTTTCGGAGGTAGAGGGTACTACCATTGAAAAATACTTTATTGCCCAAAAAGTAGAAAAGGTAAAAGAGCTATTGGTATATGATGAGCTTTCTTTGAGTGAAATTGCCTTTCGTTTAAACTATTCGAGTGTGTCCTACCTAAGCAACCAGTTCAAAAAAGTTACAGGGCTGACACCGAGCTATTTCAAACAGATAAAAGAAGATAAAAGGAAGCCATTGGATAGTTTGTAA
- a CDS encoding multicopper oxidase family protein, whose amino-acid sequence MNIPINSKIRLLQAVFILLCSQSLFAQKVVHYDLYVKDTLVNYAGKTKRAIAVNGQIPMPTLTFTEGDTAEIVVHNQLKESTSLHWHGVFLPNKEDGVPWLTQKPIEAGATYTYRFPIIQHGTHWYHSHSGLQEQIGMYGSFVMKKRDDDKTFRKGIDDLPTVPIILSEWTNYNPNNINRMLHNANDWAAIKKGATQSYAEAIREGHFKTKLTNEWKRMLAMDVSDVYYDKILINGNHTTDLKTVDGKILKAGDKVRLRVSNGGASSYFWLRYAGGKITVVANDGNDVEPVEVDRLIIGVSETYDVVVTIPEEGVSYEFLATTEDRTQSASYFLGNGIKQLISPLPKLKYFEGMKMMNDMMKMNGDLDDMGMKMSLNQMDMNVVMYPEITGEANQKQDHSQHNMNMDNDPNRYNANALGEIKTLNYAMLQSPYNTSLPKDAPVKELKFTLTGNMNRYVWSMDNKILSEVDKIPVKKGEILRITIYNNSMMRHPMHLHGFDFRVINRKGEKSPLKNVLDIMPMETDTIEFLANEEGDWFFHCHILYHMMSGMNRVFAVDDYKNPNLPNKKQAYNKLQRESNMPHFMAQNDFATNGNDGEAMFQNARWSLGTEWRLGYNDMHGYEVETHLGRYIGKMQWFMPFIGFDWRYRKMGIDEHETNLFGQKNEKDTRRAFSLGFMYTLPMLVNFQAEVYHDGIVRLSLMREDIPISKRLRAGFMVNTDMEYMADLKYIINKNIGIRTHYDSDMGLGIGLSLNY is encoded by the coding sequence ATGAATATACCCATAAATAGTAAAATAAGGTTGCTGCAAGCAGTATTTATACTGTTATGTTCGCAATCCCTATTTGCACAGAAAGTAGTGCATTACGACTTGTATGTAAAAGATACGCTTGTCAACTATGCAGGAAAAACAAAAAGAGCCATTGCCGTAAATGGGCAAATACCTATGCCCACGCTCACATTTACAGAGGGCGACACTGCCGAGATTGTAGTGCATAACCAGTTAAAAGAAAGTACATCACTGCATTGGCACGGCGTATTTTTGCCCAACAAAGAGGACGGTGTGCCCTGGCTTACACAAAAGCCTATTGAAGCCGGAGCAACATACACCTATCGTTTTCCAATTATCCAACACGGAACGCACTGGTATCATTCCCATTCAGGTTTGCAGGAACAGATTGGAATGTATGGCAGTTTTGTAATGAAAAAGCGGGATGACGACAAAACCTTTAGAAAGGGCATTGATGATTTGCCTACCGTACCCATTATTTTAAGCGAATGGACAAATTATAACCCCAACAACATTAACCGAATGTTGCACAACGCCAATGATTGGGCAGCTATCAAAAAAGGTGCAACACAATCTTATGCAGAAGCTATTAGAGAAGGGCATTTCAAAACCAAATTAACCAACGAATGGAAACGTATGTTGGCAATGGACGTAAGCGATGTGTATTATGACAAAATATTAATTAACGGAAATCATACTACCGATTTAAAAACCGTTGACGGCAAAATACTAAAAGCAGGTGATAAAGTAAGGTTAAGAGTTTCAAATGGTGGCGCATCCTCTTACTTTTGGTTACGGTATGCCGGAGGTAAAATTACCGTAGTAGCCAATGATGGTAACGATGTAGAACCTGTTGAAGTAGATAGGTTAATTATAGGAGTTTCTGAAACATACGATGTCGTTGTAACAATCCCCGAAGAAGGTGTTTCTTATGAATTTTTAGCCACTACTGAAGACCGAACACAATCAGCCAGTTATTTTTTAGGTAATGGTATCAAACAATTAATTTCCCCACTGCCCAAATTAAAATATTTTGAAGGGATGAAGATGATGAACGATATGATGAAGATGAATGGTGATTTGGACGATATGGGAATGAAAATGAGCCTGAACCAAATGGATATGAACGTGGTAATGTATCCCGAAATTACAGGAGAAGCCAATCAAAAGCAAGACCATAGCCAACACAATATGAATATGGATAACGACCCCAATCGTTACAATGCAAATGCTTTAGGAGAAATTAAAACCCTAAACTATGCAATGTTGCAATCGCCCTACAATACTTCACTTCCCAAAGATGCACCCGTAAAAGAACTAAAATTTACACTTACCGGAAATATGAACCGCTATGTGTGGAGTATGGATAACAAAATTCTTTCAGAAGTTGATAAAATTCCTGTAAAGAAAGGAGAAATTTTACGCATCACCATTTACAATAACTCAATGATGCGACACCCAATGCACCTGCACGGTTTCGACTTTAGAGTAATTAATAGAAAAGGCGAAAAATCACCACTGAAAAATGTGTTAGATATAATGCCAATGGAAACAGATACCATTGAATTTTTGGCAAACGAAGAAGGAGATTGGTTTTTCCATTGCCATATCCTATATCATATGATGTCGGGGATGAACAGGGTTTTTGCTGTGGATGACTATAAAAATCCAAACTTACCCAACAAGAAACAAGCATACAATAAATTACAGAGAGAGAGCAATATGCCACATTTTATGGCACAGAACGATTTTGCAACCAATGGTAATGATGGCGAGGCAATGTTTCAAAATGCAAGATGGAGTTTAGGCACAGAATGGCGTTTAGGTTACAATGATATGCACGGTTACGAAGTAGAAACACATTTAGGAAGATACATCGGAAAAATGCAGTGGTTTATGCCATTTATAGGCTTTGACTGGCGTTACCGTAAAATGGGAATAGATGAACACGAAACCAATTTATTCGGGCAGAAAAACGAAAAAGATACACGTAGAGCCTTTAGTTTAGGTTTTATGTACACCTTGCCAATGTTAGTCAATTTTCAGGCAGAAGTATATCACGATGGTATCGTTCGCCTGTCTTTAATGCGAGAAGATATACCAATTTCAAAAAGATTAAGAGCTGGTTTTATGGTCAATACCGATATGGAATATATGGCAGACTTGAAGTATATCATCAATAAGAATATAGGTATTCGTACACACTATGATAGTGATATGGGCTTGGGTATAGGGCTGTCACTAAATTATTAA
- a CDS encoding DUF1896 domain-containing protein: MDVQQKDLSYFRLRLQELLNSSFPEKAHDQKFIDQRSSWAANAYEGAFRSGNAIEQCDEIANYILFEGLHFSKFNTVFKVVCNEFDAIMADEELRPFALKMFPVCEPVFAGYELTDDFANGNEFDVLYTELTGTISIWIEENGLQ; the protein is encoded by the coding sequence ATGGATGTACAGCAAAAAGACCTGTCGTATTTCAGATTACGACTGCAAGAATTATTAAACAGCAGCTTTCCTGAAAAGGCGCACGACCAAAAATTTATTGACCAACGGTCTTCGTGGGCTGCCAATGCTTATGAGGGTGCTTTCCGTTCGGGAAACGCCATTGAGCAATGCGACGAAATAGCCAACTACATACTTTTTGAGGGCTTGCACTTCTCCAAGTTCAACACGGTTTTCAAAGTGGTATGCAATGAGTTTGATGCCATAATGGCAGACGAGGAGCTGCGACCGTTCGCCCTTAAAATGTTCCCCGTTTGTGAGCCTGTTTTCGCAGGATATGAATTAACCGATGATTTCGCCAACGGAAATGAGTTTGATGTACTCTATACCGAACTGACCGGAACCATCTCAATATGGATTGAGGAAAATGGGCTTCAGTAA
- a CDS encoding DUF3347 domain-containing protein: MKNIFFSIIALATVVAITVSCNQSSSKNSDKTANDSTVVSDAQNVPSSTQNDTATSTAPVDTLAKAAEKSDVKKQAQNFSIAPIITDYLSLKNALASDNDKAAANAGKQLFITLKNVDMKTIPANKHKEYMDIAENAKENAEHIGDNAGKIDHQREHLASLSKDVSDLIALFGTTQKLYQDYCPMYNDGKGAIWISEAKTIKNPYYGSKMLTCGSVKKEF, encoded by the coding sequence ATGAAAAATATATTTTTCTCCATCATCGCACTGGCTACGGTTGTAGCAATAACCGTTTCCTGCAATCAGTCTTCCAGTAAAAACAGCGACAAAACAGCCAATGATAGTACAGTGGTGTCTGACGCTCAAAATGTGCCATCATCAACACAAAATGATACGGCAACTTCTACTGCTCCAGTTGATACATTAGCTAAAGCTGCAGAAAAATCAGATGTAAAAAAGCAGGCGCAAAACTTCTCTATTGCACCCATAATTACCGATTATCTGTCATTAAAAAACGCCCTTGCTTCAGACAATGACAAAGCTGCTGCCAATGCAGGCAAACAGTTGTTCATTACCTTGAAAAATGTAGATATGAAAACCATACCTGCAAACAAACATAAGGAGTATATGGATATTGCAGAAAATGCAAAAGAAAACGCAGAGCATATTGGCGACAATGCCGGAAAGATAGACCACCAAAGAGAGCATTTAGCATCATTAAGCAAAGATGTTTCCGACCTTATAGCATTGTTCGGAACTACCCAAAAATTGTATCAAGATTATTGCCCGATGTACAATGATGGCAAAGGTGCTATTTGGATTAGTGAAGCAAAGACAATCAAAAATCCTTACTATGGTAGTAAGATGCTTACCTGCGGTTCTGTAAAAAAAGAATTTTAG
- a CDS encoding heavy-metal-associated domain-containing protein, with product MENKEFQFKTNINCGGCIASVKPHLDNAEGICHWEVDTANKDKVLTIKSEGITEDQVIETVQKAGFKIEPLNA from the coding sequence ATGGAAAATAAAGAATTTCAATTTAAGACGAACATCAATTGTGGCGGTTGTATAGCATCTGTAAAGCCGCATTTGGACAATGCAGAGGGCATCTGCCATTGGGAAGTTGACACCGCCAATAAAGACAAGGTACTTACAATAAAATCAGAGGGTATTACCGAAGACCAGGTAATTGAAACAGTACAAAAAGCAGGCTTTAAAATCGAACCTTTAAACGCTTAA
- a CDS encoding DUF305 domain-containing protein: MENIENKHDMHHHTANEAHNAKHSLAMYKRFAVMAVAMFAAMYFLMYAMIDRLDNLIPNINNLYMTLLMVSAMLVIELWIMKGMYQNKKINWAIIAFSLAIGIFSWFGIREQINVGDKQFVKGMIPHHAAAVLMSEKAKLTDPELIELQKNILETQAKEIEFMKRKLKEFENK; encoded by the coding sequence ATGGAAAATATAGAAAACAAGCACGATATGCACCACCACACGGCAAATGAGGCGCATAATGCCAAACATTCTTTAGCAATGTACAAACGGTTCGCTGTAATGGCTGTGGCGATGTTCGCAGCGATGTATTTCCTTATGTATGCTATGATTGACAGATTGGATAATCTTATCCCGAACATCAATAATTTGTATATGACCCTGCTGATGGTTTCGGCAATGTTGGTCATTGAATTATGGATAATGAAAGGAATGTATCAAAACAAAAAAATCAACTGGGCAATCATTGCATTTTCCCTCGCAATTGGCATCTTCTCTTGGTTTGGCATCAGGGAGCAAATAAATGTGGGCGACAAACAATTTGTAAAAGGAATGATACCGCACCACGCAGCAGCAGTGCTGATGTCGGAAAAAGCAAAATTAACCGACCCCGAACTGATAGAGTTGCAAAAAAACATACTTGAAACACAGGCAAAGGAAATCGAATTTATGAAGCGAAAGCTGAAAGAATTTGAAAACAAGTAA
- a CDS encoding heavy metal translocating P-type ATPase, with protein sequence MATNNKETIYLPLEDVESEHCALIVEKGLAQVKGIETHKVELNNRRAAITVDNSAAIGAAVKAIKDLGYGVSTVKHTFPVLGMTCASCAGSVESIVKHQEGVIEASVNFATGNLTVEYLLNMTDATKLQKAIQSIGYDLLVEEENKQQETLEAIHAEKFQKLKTKTVWAIALSLPVVLIAMFFMDMPYATPIMWLFSTPVVLWLGRDFFINAWKQTKHRSANMDTLVALSTGIAYLFSVFNMLFADFWHQRGLHAHVYFEAAAVIVAFILLGKLLEEKAKGNTSSAIKKLMGLQPKTVIVIQANGTEKQTAIEEVNAGDVILVKPGEKIAVDGMVTSGSSYVDESMLSGEPVPVQKKENEKVFAGTINQKGSFQFKAVKVGRETMLAHIIKMVQDAQGSKAPVQKLVDKIAGIFVPVVIGIAILTFILWFILGGNNGIVQGLLAAVTVLVIACPCALGLATPTAIMVGVGKGAENGILIKDAESLELAKKVDAIILDKTGTITEGRPEVTGIEWLNNDDATKDILLSIEKQSEHPLAEAVVKHLDGVQTTTLSLFDSITGKGAKANHNNETYFVGNKKLLAENNITIAEQLQKQADEWGKQSKTVIWFADSKQALSVIVISDKIKETSVEAIRQMQDMGIELYMLTGDNEATAKAIAKQTGIGHYKAEVLPQHKADFVKELQSKGKVVAMVGDGINDSTALATADVSIAMGKGSDIAMDVAKMTIISSDLTKIPQAIKLSKQTVATIKQNLFWAFIYNLIGIPIAAGILFPINGFLLNPMIAGAAMALSSVSVVTNSLRLKWKK encoded by the coding sequence ATGGCAACGAATAATAAAGAAACTATTTATCTTCCCTTAGAAGATGTAGAAAGCGAACATTGTGCGTTAATCGTTGAAAAAGGATTGGCACAGGTCAAAGGCATCGAAACCCACAAAGTAGAGCTAAACAACCGCAGGGCAGCTATCACGGTAGATAACAGCGCAGCGATAGGCGCAGCGGTAAAAGCAATCAAAGATTTAGGTTACGGCGTTTCTACTGTAAAACATACATTCCCTGTATTGGGAATGACCTGCGCATCCTGTGCAGGCAGTGTAGAAAGTATTGTAAAGCATCAGGAGGGCGTTATAGAAGCATCCGTAAACTTTGCTACGGGAAATCTTACCGTGGAATACCTACTCAATATGACCGATGCCACCAAACTGCAAAAGGCGATACAGTCCATAGGTTACGATTTACTGGTAGAAGAAGAAAATAAGCAGCAGGAAACATTAGAAGCTATCCACGCTGAAAAGTTCCAAAAGCTAAAGACTAAAACCGTATGGGCTATTGCGCTGTCATTGCCTGTTGTATTGATAGCAATGTTCTTTATGGATATGCCCTATGCAACCCCTATAATGTGGCTGTTCTCTACTCCTGTTGTATTGTGGTTAGGCAGGGATTTTTTCATCAATGCCTGGAAGCAGACAAAACATCGTTCAGCCAATATGGATACACTGGTAGCATTGAGTACAGGTATCGCTTATCTGTTCAGCGTATTCAATATGTTGTTTGCAGATTTTTGGCATCAGAGAGGACTACACGCCCACGTATATTTTGAAGCAGCAGCCGTAATTGTCGCATTTATCCTGTTAGGGAAACTATTGGAAGAAAAAGCCAAAGGCAATACCTCTTCAGCCATTAAAAAACTGATGGGCTTACAACCCAAGACCGTTATTGTTATACAAGCGAATGGAACCGAAAAACAAACCGCTATTGAAGAGGTAAACGCAGGCGATGTTATTCTTGTAAAGCCGGGCGAAAAGATTGCGGTGGACGGTATGGTTACTTCGGGCAGTTCCTACGTTGATGAAAGTATGTTGAGTGGCGAGCCTGTACCTGTACAGAAAAAAGAAAACGAAAAAGTATTTGCGGGAACGATTAACCAAAAAGGAAGTTTCCAATTCAAAGCGGTTAAAGTCGGAAGGGAAACAATGCTTGCCCATATCATCAAAATGGTTCAGGATGCGCAAGGCAGTAAAGCACCAGTACAAAAGTTGGTAGATAAGATTGCAGGAATTTTTGTTCCCGTTGTGATAGGGATTGCTATTCTCACATTTATCCTATGGTTTATTTTAGGCGGCAACAATGGCATAGTTCAGGGATTGTTAGCGGCTGTTACGGTATTGGTTATTGCCTGCCCTTGTGCTTTGGGATTGGCTACGCCTACCGCTATAATGGTTGGCGTTGGCAAAGGTGCTGAAAACGGTATTCTGATAAAGGATGCCGAAAGTTTGGAATTAGCCAAAAAAGTTGATGCCATTATTTTAGATAAAACAGGAACGATAACAGAGGGTAGACCAGAGGTAACAGGTATCGAATGGCTAAACAATGATGATGCAACGAAAGATATTTTATTAAGCATCGAAAAGCAATCCGAACACCCATTGGCAGAAGCGGTAGTGAAACATTTAGACGGTGTACAAACCACTACTTTATCACTGTTCGATAGTATTACAGGAAAAGGTGCAAAAGCCAATCACAACAACGAAACCTATTTTGTAGGCAATAAAAAGCTATTGGCAGAAAACAACATTACCATTGCGGAGCAACTGCAAAAGCAAGCGGATGAATGGGGAAAACAATCCAAAACAGTTATTTGGTTTGCCGACAGCAAACAGGCGCTTTCCGTTATCGTCATTTCTGATAAAATCAAAGAAACATCGGTCGAAGCCATCCGGCAAATGCAGGATATGGGCATAGAATTGTATATGCTTACGGGCGATAATGAAGCCACTGCAAAAGCCATTGCAAAGCAAACTGGCATCGGGCATTACAAGGCAGAGGTATTGCCACAGCACAAAGCCGATTTTGTAAAGGAACTTCAAAGCAAAGGCAAAGTAGTGGCAATGGTTGGCGACGGTATTAATGACAGCACAGCTTTGGCAACAGCCGATGTAAGTATTGCAATGGGTAAAGGTTCCGACATTGCAATGGATGTTGCCAAGATGACCATTATTTCATCAGACCTTACCAAAATACCACAGGCAATAAAACTTTCAAAACAGACCGTAGCCACTATTAAGCAAAATCTGTTTTGGGCATTCATCTATAATTTAATCGGCATTCCTATTGCGGCAGGTATCTTATTCCCAATAAATGGCTTCCTGCTGAACCCGATGATTGCAGGTGCAGCAATGGCATTGAGCAGCGTGAGCGTGGTAACTAACAGCCTGCGGTTGAAGTGGAAAAAGTAA
- a CDS encoding DUF3347 domain-containing protein, with the protein MKSLSKIVMVIGVLLSSINSFAQIKNAKTETVKIYGNCGMCKATIEKAGNVNKVASVEWNKDTKMATLTYDSDKTNQDEILKRIALAGYDSEKFLAPDDVYAKLPGCCQYDRELKPVAKSNDAGMDMKSGHTNHNHNEMATTKTADDQNAPQLKVVFDNYFSVKDALVKTDAGTSSAKAAELVKAIKAVEMAKLSTGEHTVWMKVMKDLTANAEKIAASKDVAQQRQTFALLSKNMYELAKVSKQETPVYYQHCPMYNNGKGANWLSKEEAVKNPYYGSQMLTCGSVQETINNK; encoded by the coding sequence ATGAAATCATTATCAAAAATAGTAATGGTAATCGGCGTATTACTATCATCAATAAACAGTTTCGCACAAATCAAAAATGCGAAAACAGAAACCGTAAAAATTTACGGCAATTGCGGTATGTGTAAAGCCACTATCGAAAAAGCAGGCAATGTGAACAAGGTAGCCAGTGTGGAATGGAATAAAGACACTAAAATGGCTACGCTCACTTATGACAGCGATAAGACCAATCAGGATGAAATATTGAAACGTATCGCTTTGGCAGGTTACGACAGCGAAAAGTTTTTAGCACCGGATGATGTGTATGCAAAGCTGCCGGGATGTTGCCAGTACGACAGAGAATTAAAGCCAGTCGCAAAATCTAATGATGCGGGTATGGATATGAAAAGCGGACACACCAACCATAACCACAACGAAATGGCAACAACAAAAACTGCCGATGACCAAAATGCACCACAACTGAAAGTCGTATTCGACAACTATTTTTCAGTTAAAGATGCTTTGGTAAAAACTGATGCAGGTACATCATCCGCAAAAGCTGCCGAATTGGTAAAAGCTATCAAAGCCGTAGAAATGGCAAAACTTTCTACCGGGGAGCATACCGTTTGGATGAAAGTAATGAAAGACCTGACAGCAAATGCAGAAAAGATTGCTGCTTCTAAAGATGTTGCCCAACAAAGGCAAACATTCGCTTTACTTTCTAAGAATATGTACGAACTGGCTAAGGTATCAAAACAGGAAACACCTGTTTACTATCAGCATTGCCCAATGTACAATAACGGGAAAGGCGCAAATTGGTTAAGCAAAGAAGAAGCGGTTAAAAATCCTTATTACGGTTCTCAAATGCTAACCTGTGGTAGCGTACAGGAAACAATTAATAATAAATAA
- a CDS encoding ORF6N domain-containing protein: MENKPSIVPKEIRNLIYTIRGKQVMLDSDLAALYQVETKNLNKAVKRNIKRFPVSFCFQLTEEEVENLRFQIGTSSLNYGGRRYLPYAFTEQGVAMASAILRSDIAVKMSVEIMEAFVEMRRMLISNASLFHRLDNIELKQLEADQKFEEIFKALESDKLHSEKGIFYNGQIFDAYAFVSDIIRSAKSSVILLDNYVDDTVLTLLGKRKTNVTATILTKSISNQLRLDLQRYNSQYPPIEIEVFSDAHDRFLIIDHTELYHIGASLKDLGKKWFAFSRMDIELGRVLQILNK; this comes from the coding sequence ATGGAAAATAAACCGTCAATCGTACCCAAAGAAATCAGGAACCTGATTTATACTATCCGGGGCAAACAGGTAATGTTGGATAGCGACCTCGCTGCCTTATATCAGGTAGAAACAAAGAACCTGAACAAAGCTGTTAAAAGAAATATTAAGCGTTTTCCTGTATCATTCTGCTTTCAACTGACCGAAGAGGAAGTTGAAAACTTGAGGTTCCAAATTGGAACCTCAAGTTTAAATTACGGCGGCAGACGTTATTTGCCCTATGCTTTTACGGAACAAGGCGTTGCAATGGCATCTGCCATACTTCGTTCTGATATAGCCGTTAAAATGAGTGTGGAAATAATGGAAGCCTTTGTAGAAATGCGGCGTATGCTCATCAGCAACGCTTCTTTGTTTCATCGTTTGGACAATATCGAGTTAAAGCAACTGGAAGCCGACCAAAAATTTGAAGAGATTTTTAAGGCTTTGGAAAGCGACAAGCTGCACAGCGAAAAAGGCATTTTCTACAACGGGCAGATTTTTGATGCCTACGCCTTTGTTTCCGATATTATCCGTAGTGCCAAAAGCTCTGTTATCCTGCTTGATAATTATGTGGATGATACGGTGCTTACCTTGTTGGGTAAGCGTAAGACTAATGTAACCGCTACAATCCTTACCAAAAGTATCAGCAATCAGTTACGGTTAGACTTACAACGCTACAATAGCCAATATCCTCCGATAGAAATTGAAGTGTTTTCCGACGCCCACGACCGTTTTTTGATTATTGACCATACAGAACTCTACCATATAGGGGCATCGCTCAAAGACCTGGGCAAAAAATGGTTTGCTTTTTCAAGAATGGATATTGAACTTGGTAGAGTTTTGCAGATTTTAAACAAGTAA
- a CDS encoding heme-binding domain-containing protein: MKKVLKIILATVLFIFIAIQFYQPALNVDKGQVYTTDFTQVYKMPIEIKAMFQTSCYDCHSNNTNYVWYDYVQPARTLVGTHIKNAKEDLNFNEWGTYSNRKQERLLNSIKEQIETKQMPLSSYTLMHKNAKLNNEQIKTLINWLKEQE, encoded by the coding sequence ATGAAGAAAGTATTAAAGATAATTTTAGCAACAGTGCTGTTTATTTTTATTGCAATCCAATTTTATCAGCCTGCCCTTAATGTAGATAAAGGGCAGGTTTACACAACCGATTTTACACAAGTCTATAAAATGCCTATTGAAATAAAAGCGATGTTTCAAACGTCTTGCTACGATTGTCATAGCAACAATACCAATTATGTTTGGTACGACTATGTACAGCCTGCAAGAACATTGGTAGGAACCCATATCAAAAATGCAAAAGAAGATTTGAATTTCAATGAATGGGGTACATACTCAAATAGAAAGCAGGAAAGATTACTAAACTCAATTAAAGAACAAATAGAAACGAAGCAAATGCCTCTGTCCTCATATACACTGATGCACAAAAATGCAAAATTGAATAATGAGCAAATCAAAACATTAATCAATTGGCTAAAAGAACAGGAATGA